The proteins below come from a single Pseudomonas chlororaphis genomic window:
- a CDS encoding EstX protein → MQSSSNLFPVALISAERRGDLSEDVYRLKPGNSPDYSVELAVTRLGMADAGQTRGVPVILLHGSFSNRRFWYSPKGLGLGAYLTRLGFDVWIPEMRGHGLSQRNQDYRNNRVADYARYDLPAIGAFVREQSGQVPHWIGHSLGGITLAAALGGHYLGEPAVASAAFFGTQVSRTYWPLKIPPVEWSGRFILKRFAQLSGSRLKRGPEDEPIGLALESMRWYGLFGRFGDAEKNWWAGLADVQVPVLAVSAAGDHQDPTWACRKLFEQIGSEHKQFVCLGRAQGFSEDFGHVEMLVSKAAHTDVWPLVARWLENPCAPLMAEQPSLAEAV, encoded by the coding sequence ATGCAAAGCAGCAGCAACCTTTTTCCTGTCGCCCTGATCAGCGCCGAGCGACGCGGTGATCTGAGCGAAGACGTCTATCGCCTCAAGCCCGGTAACAGCCCGGACTACAGCGTCGAACTGGCCGTCACCCGCCTGGGCATGGCCGACGCCGGCCAGACCCGCGGCGTTCCCGTGATCCTGTTGCACGGCAGCTTCTCCAACCGCCGCTTCTGGTATTCCCCCAAGGGTCTCGGCTTGGGGGCGTACCTGACGCGCCTGGGTTTCGATGTCTGGATTCCGGAGATGCGCGGCCATGGGCTGTCCCAGCGCAACCAGGACTACCGCAACAACCGTGTAGCCGATTACGCCCGCTACGACCTGCCCGCCATCGGTGCTTTCGTGCGCGAGCAAAGTGGGCAAGTGCCGCACTGGATCGGCCACTCCCTGGGCGGCATCACCCTGGCGGCGGCGCTAGGCGGCCATTACCTGGGCGAGCCGGCCGTGGCGTCGGCGGCGTTTTTCGGCACCCAGGTCAGCCGCACCTACTGGCCGCTGAAGATCCCGCCGGTGGAATGGAGCGGGCGTTTCATTCTCAAGCGCTTTGCTCAACTGTCCGGCTCACGGCTCAAGCGTGGTCCGGAGGACGAGCCCATCGGCCTGGCCCTGGAAAGCATGCGCTGGTATGGCCTGTTCGGGCGCTTCGGCGATGCCGAGAAGAACTGGTGGGCCGGTTTGGCCGATGTCCAGGTGCCGGTGCTGGCAGTGAGTGCCGCGGGCGATCACCAGGACCCGACCTGGGCCTGCCGCAAGCTCTTCGAACAGATCGGCTCCGAGCACAAGCAATTTGTCTGCCTGGGCCGGGCACAGGGGTTCAGTGAAGATTTCGGGCATGTCGAGATGCTGGTCAGCAAGGCCGCGCACACGGATGTCTGGCCGTTGGTGGCGCGCTGGCTGGAAAACCCCTGTGCGCCGTTGATGGCAGAACAACCCAGTCTGGCCGAGGCGGTTTGA
- a CDS encoding phosphoenolpyruvate synthase (catalyzes the formation of phosphoenolpyruvate from pyruvate), protein MVEYVVSLDKLGVHDVEHVGGKNASLGEMISNLAGAGVSVPGGFATTAQAYRDFLELSGLNKQIHDALDALDVDDVNALAKTGAQIRQWIMEAEFPEQLNSEIRTAFAKLSEGNPDIAVAVRSSATAEDLPDASFAGQQETFLNIRGVENVIRAAKEVFASLFNDRAISYRVHQGFDHKLVALSAGVQRMVRSETGTAGVMFTLDTESGFRDVVFITGAYGLGETVVQGAVNPDEFYVHKGTLTAGRPAILRRNLGSKAIKMIYGDEAKAGRSVKTVDVDKAERARFCLTDAEVSELAKQAMIIEKHYKCPMDIEWAKDGDDGKLYIVQARPETVKSRTQANVMERYLLKETGTVLVEGRAIGQRIGAGKVRIINDVSEMDKVQAGDVLVSDMTDPDWEPVMKRASAIVTNRGGRTCHAAIIARELGIPAVVGCGNATQLLKDGQGVTVSCAEGDTGYIFEGELGFDIKKNSVDAMPELPFKIMMNVGNPDRAFDFAQLPNAGVGLARLEFIINRMIGVHPKALLNYDGLPPEIKDSVDKRIAGYDDPVGFYVEKLVEGISTLAAAFYPKKVIVRLSDFKSNEYANLIGGKLYEPEEENPMLGFRGASRYISESFRDCFELECRALKRVRNEMGLTNVEIMVPFVRTLGEASQVVDLLAENGLARGDNGLRVIMMCELPSNAILAEEFLEFFDGFSIGSNDLTQLTLGLDRDSGIIAHLFDERNPAVKKLLANAIAACNKAGKYIGICGQGPSDHPDLAKWLMEQGIESVSLNPDSVLETWFFLAEGQGAV, encoded by the coding sequence TTGGTAGAGTACGTAGTTTCCCTCGATAAGCTCGGCGTCCATGATGTGGAGCATGTGGGGGGCAAGAACGCATCCCTGGGCGAGATGATCAGTAACCTCGCCGGTGCCGGCGTATCGGTGCCAGGTGGCTTCGCCACGACCGCTCAGGCTTATCGTGATTTCCTGGAACTGAGCGGCCTGAACAAGCAGATCCACGATGCGCTCGATGCCCTGGACGTCGATGACGTCAATGCCCTGGCCAAGACCGGCGCCCAGATCCGCCAGTGGATCATGGAAGCCGAGTTCCCCGAGCAACTGAACAGCGAGATCCGCACCGCTTTCGCCAAGCTGTCCGAAGGCAATCCCGACATCGCGGTCGCCGTACGTTCCTCGGCCACCGCCGAAGACCTGCCGGACGCGTCCTTTGCCGGCCAGCAGGAAACCTTCCTGAACATCCGTGGCGTGGAAAACGTCATCCGCGCCGCCAAGGAAGTCTTCGCTTCCCTCTTCAACGACCGTGCCATTTCCTACCGCGTGCACCAGGGCTTCGACCACAAGCTGGTCGCCCTGTCCGCGGGTGTGCAGCGCATGGTCCGTTCCGAAACCGGCACCGCCGGCGTGATGTTCACCCTCGACACCGAGTCGGGCTTCCGTGACGTGGTGTTCATCACCGGCGCCTACGGCCTGGGTGAAACCGTCGTACAAGGCGCGGTCAACCCGGACGAGTTCTACGTCCACAAAGGCACGCTGACTGCCGGCCGCCCGGCCATCCTGCGCCGCAACCTGGGCAGCAAGGCCATCAAGATGATCTACGGTGACGAAGCCAAGGCCGGTCGTTCGGTCAAGACCGTCGACGTGGACAAGGCTGAGCGCGCGCGTTTCTGCCTGACCGACGCCGAAGTCAGCGAGCTGGCCAAGCAGGCGATGATCATCGAGAAGCACTACAAGTGCCCGATGGACATCGAATGGGCCAAGGACGGTGACGACGGCAAGCTGTACATCGTGCAGGCCCGTCCGGAAACCGTGAAGAGCCGCACCCAGGCCAACGTCATGGAGCGCTACCTGCTCAAGGAAACCGGCACCGTGCTGGTGGAAGGCCGTGCTATCGGCCAGCGCATCGGCGCCGGCAAGGTGCGGATCATCAACGACGTCTCGGAGATGGACAAGGTTCAGGCCGGCGACGTCCTGGTGTCCGACATGACCGACCCGGACTGGGAACCGGTGATGAAGCGCGCCAGCGCCATCGTCACCAACCGCGGCGGGCGCACCTGCCACGCGGCGATCATCGCCCGTGAGCTGGGGATCCCGGCCGTGGTCGGTTGCGGCAATGCCACCCAACTGCTCAAGGACGGCCAGGGCGTGACCGTGTCCTGCGCCGAGGGCGATACCGGCTACATCTTCGAAGGTGAGCTGGGCTTCGACATCAAGAAGAACTCCGTGGACGCCATGCCGGAGCTGCCGTTCAAGATCATGATGAACGTCGGCAACCCGGACCGCGCCTTTGACTTCGCGCAGTTGCCGAACGCCGGCGTGGGCCTGGCCCGCCTGGAGTTCATCATCAACCGCATGATCGGCGTGCACCCCAAGGCGCTGCTGAACTACGACGGCCTGCCGCCCGAGATCAAGGACAGCGTCGACAAGCGCATCGCCGGCTACGACGATCCGGTCGGTTTCTACGTCGAGAAACTGGTAGAAGGCATCAGCACTCTGGCAGCGGCGTTCTACCCGAAAAAGGTCATCGTGCGCCTGTCGGACTTCAAGTCCAACGAATACGCGAACCTGATCGGCGGCAAGCTCTACGAGCCGGAAGAAGAAAACCCGATGCTGGGCTTCCGCGGCGCTTCGCGCTACATCAGCGAATCGTTCCGTGATTGCTTCGAGCTCGAGTGCCGCGCCCTCAAGCGTGTGCGCAACGAGATGGGCCTGACCAACGTCGAGATCATGGTGCCGTTCGTACGTACCCTCGGTGAAGCGAGCCAGGTGGTCGACCTGCTGGCCGAGAACGGCCTGGCCCGTGGCGACAACGGCCTGCGCGTGATCATGATGTGCGAACTGCCGTCCAACGCCATCCTGGCGGAAGAATTCCTCGAGTTCTTCGACGGTTTCTCCATCGGCTCCAACGACCTGACCCAGTTGACCCTGGGCCTGGACCGCGACTCGGGGATCATTGCGCACCTGTTCGACGAGCGGAACCCGGCGGTCAAGAAGCTGCTGGCCAACGCCATCGCCGCCTGCAACAAGGCCGGCAAGTACATCGGCATCTGCGGCCAGGGCCCTTCGGACCACCCGGACCTGGCCAAGTGGCTGATGGAACAGGGCATCGAAAGCGTTTCGTTGAACCCCGACTCCGTGCTGGAAACCTGGTTCTTCCTGGCCGAGGGGCAGGGCGCGGTCTGA
- a CDS encoding PEP synthetase regulatory protein (mediates the activation of PEP synthetase by an inorganic phosphate pyrophosphorylation and inactivates PEP synthetase by ADP-dependent phosphorylation): MKRSAFFISDGTGITAETLGQSLLAQFENITFTKLTRPYIDSVDKARAMVQQINKAAETDGFRPIIFDTIVNQDIREILATSNGFMIDIFSTFLAPLEQELSEHSSYSVGKSHSIGHNSNYMERIEAVNFALDNDDGARTHYYDKADLILVGVSRCGKTPTCLYMAMQFGIRAANYPLTEEDMERLQLPSALRAHQHKLFGLTIDPDRLTAIRNERKPNSRYSSYAQCEFEVREVENLFRRENIPHINSTHFSVEEISAKILVEKGVERRFK; encoded by the coding sequence ATGAAACGATCTGCTTTCTTTATCTCCGACGGCACCGGCATCACGGCCGAAACCTTAGGTCAAAGCCTGTTGGCGCAATTCGAAAACATTACCTTCACCAAGCTGACACGTCCGTACATCGACAGCGTCGACAAAGCGCGGGCCATGGTACAGCAAATCAATAAAGCCGCCGAAACCGACGGTTTCCGCCCGATCATCTTCGACACCATCGTCAATCAGGACATCCGTGAGATTCTCGCAACGTCCAATGGTTTCATGATCGACATCTTTTCGACCTTCCTGGCGCCCCTGGAGCAGGAACTGAGCGAACACTCCTCCTACTCGGTCGGCAAGTCCCATTCCATCGGGCACAACTCCAACTACATGGAGCGGATCGAGGCGGTCAACTTCGCGCTGGACAACGATGACGGCGCCCGCACGCATTATTACGACAAGGCCGACCTGATCCTAGTGGGCGTGTCGCGTTGTGGTAAGACGCCGACGTGCCTGTACATGGCGATGCAGTTCGGCATCCGCGCGGCCAACTACCCGCTGACCGAAGAGGACATGGAGCGCCTGCAACTGCCCAGCGCCCTGCGCGCCCACCAGCACAAGCTGTTCGGCCTGACCATCGACCCGGACCGCCTCACCGCGATCCGCAACGAGCGCAAGCCCAACAGCCGCTATTCGAGCTATGCCCAGTGCGAGTTCGAGGTGCGCGAAGTGGAAAATCTGTTCCGGCGGGAAAATATTCCGCATATCAATTCCACGCATTTTTCCGTGGAAGAGATATCGGCGAAGATCCTGGTGGAGAAAGGGGTGGAGCGGCGGTTCAAGTGA
- a CDS encoding antibiotic synthesis protein MbtH produces MTSVFDREDIVFQVVVNHEEQYSIWPDYKAVPEGWRTVGKSGFKKECLAYIEEVWTDMRPLSLRKKMEEQGAGVH; encoded by the coding sequence ATGACTTCAGTATTCGACCGCGAGGACATCGTCTTTCAGGTCGTGGTCAACCACGAAGAGCAGTATTCGATCTGGCCGGACTACAAGGCCGTTCCCGAAGGCTGGCGTACCGTCGGCAAGAGCGGCTTCAAGAAGGAATGCCTGGCCTACATCGAAGAAGTCTGGACCGACATGCGCCCGTTGAGCCTGCGCAAGAAAATGGAAGAACAGGGGGCTGGGGTTCATTGA
- a CDS encoding 2,4-diaminobutyrate 4-aminotransferase — protein MPVANSLIEAPPARLSPEPAETLYQFNESPLLARQSRQESNARSYPRRLPLALKRARGLHVEDVEGRTFIDCLAGAGTLALGHNHPVVIEAIQQVLADELPLHTLDLTTPVKDRFVQDLFGLLPAALAAEAKIQFCGPTGTDAVEAALKLVRTATGRSTVLSFQGGYHGMSQGALSLMGSLGPKRPLGALLSNGVQFMPFPYDYRCPFGLGGAQGVKANLHYLHNLLNDPEAGVQLPAAVIVEVVQGEGGVIPADLDWLRGLRRITEQAGVALIVDEIQSGFGRTGKMFAFEHAGIIPDVVVLSKAIGGSLPLAVVVYRDWLDTWLPGAHAGTFRGNQMAMAAGSAVMRYLVEHDLPAHATAMGERLSEHLRILQRDFAQLGDIRGRGLMLGVELVDPHGTPDAQGHPPVDGRLAPRVQRECLKRGLILELGGRQGGVVRFLPPLIVTAADIDRIADIFGRALSAAVSDA, from the coding sequence ATGCCAGTCGCCAACAGCCTTATCGAAGCACCACCGGCCCGGCTCAGCCCGGAGCCGGCCGAGACACTCTATCAATTCAATGAGTCGCCGCTGCTGGCCCGCCAGAGCCGCCAGGAGTCCAATGCCCGCAGCTATCCCCGGCGCCTGCCCCTGGCCCTCAAGCGTGCCCGCGGCTTGCATGTCGAAGACGTCGAGGGGCGTACGTTCATCGATTGCCTGGCCGGCGCCGGCACGCTGGCGCTGGGGCACAACCACCCGGTGGTGATCGAGGCGATCCAGCAGGTGCTGGCGGATGAATTGCCCCTGCACACCCTGGACCTGACCACGCCGGTCAAGGATCGCTTCGTCCAGGACCTGTTCGGCCTGCTGCCGGCGGCGCTGGCGGCCGAGGCGAAGATCCAGTTCTGCGGCCCCACCGGCACCGACGCGGTGGAGGCCGCCCTCAAACTGGTGCGCACCGCCACCGGACGCAGCACCGTGCTGTCGTTCCAGGGCGGTTACCACGGCATGAGCCAGGGCGCGCTGAGCCTGATGGGCAGCCTGGGGCCGAAGCGACCCCTGGGTGCCTTGCTCAGCAATGGCGTGCAGTTCATGCCGTTCCCCTACGATTACCGTTGCCCGTTCGGGCTGGGCGGCGCGCAAGGCGTGAAGGCCAACCTGCATTACTTGCACAACCTGTTGAACGACCCCGAGGCCGGGGTGCAATTGCCGGCGGCGGTGATCGTCGAAGTGGTGCAAGGCGAGGGCGGGGTCATACCGGCCGACCTCGACTGGCTGCGCGGCTTGCGGCGGATCACCGAGCAGGCCGGCGTGGCGCTGATCGTCGATGAAATCCAGAGCGGCTTCGGTCGGACCGGCAAGATGTTCGCGTTCGAGCATGCCGGGATCATCCCGGACGTGGTGGTACTGTCCAAGGCCATCGGCGGCAGCCTGCCGCTGGCGGTGGTGGTCTACCGCGACTGGCTCGACACCTGGTTGCCGGGCGCCCACGCCGGGACGTTCCGGGGTAACCAAATGGCGATGGCCGCCGGCTCGGCGGTCATGCGCTATCTGGTGGAGCATGACCTGCCGGCCCACGCGACCGCCATGGGTGAGCGCCTGAGCGAGCACCTGCGCATTCTGCAGCGCGACTTTGCGCAATTGGGTGATATCCGCGGTCGTGGCTTGATGCTTGGCGTCGAGCTGGTTGACCCCCACGGCACGCCGGACGCCCAGGGCCATCCGCCGGTGGATGGCCGCCTGGCGCCACGGGTGCAGCGCGAGTGCCTCAAGCGCGGGCTGATCCTGGAACTGGGCGGACGCCAGGGCGGCGTGGTGCGATTCCTGCCACCGCTGATCGTCACCGCGGCCGACATCGACCGGATCGCCGACATTTTCGGGCGCGCCTTGAGCGCGGCCGTCAGCGACGCCTAA
- a CDS encoding histidine kinase — translation MMSLRLRLSLTLGAAFALIWALAAAWMLSDLRNQMMFSLDQRLVASARMVAGLLEQLPPLPSKGDGTHFSAEQLSIPGGMACQVSSLRGEILARSHGTPEQALEAEKMGFHDQMIDGAPWRSFTLARGDVRITTADRQIEREALNMSILLAASVPVGVALLGCLCLLWLGIGQGLAPLNRMRDALMRRNADSLEPLQIHPLPSELRPLLETQNQLFQRIGKTLERERRLTGDAAHELRSPLTAIKTHLQVARMTEGAARDQSLARAEEGADRLHRTLEQLLLLARVEGSLSFDDGVQCNAEQVARLAIQDAASHDSRRIKLQLAPGVSEAPVQMPAVLSIAAVRNLLDNALRHTPGDTEVQLNLEMVGQRVRFQVRDHGPGIAADDIQHLTQRFWRNGQSTGCGLGLAIVQAIVQRCGCGLHFDSRTDGLRVELTVPVQSLPG, via the coding sequence GTGATGAGCCTGCGATTGCGCCTGAGCCTGACCCTCGGCGCGGCCTTCGCCCTGATCTGGGCCCTGGCGGCGGCGTGGATGCTCAGCGACCTGCGCAACCAGATGATGTTTTCCCTCGACCAGCGCCTGGTGGCGTCGGCGCGGATGGTCGCCGGCCTGCTGGAGCAGTTGCCACCGTTGCCCAGCAAGGGCGACGGCACGCACTTCAGCGCCGAGCAGTTGAGCATCCCCGGGGGCATGGCCTGCCAGGTCAGTTCCTTGCGTGGGGAAATCCTGGCGCGCAGCCATGGCACCCCGGAGCAGGCCCTGGAAGCGGAGAAAATGGGTTTCCATGACCAGATGATCGACGGCGCGCCCTGGCGCAGCTTCACCCTGGCCCGAGGTGACGTGCGTATCACCACCGCCGACCGCCAGATCGAGCGCGAGGCCCTGAACATGTCGATCCTCCTGGCGGCCTCGGTGCCGGTGGGCGTGGCGCTGCTCGGCTGCCTGTGCCTGTTGTGGCTGGGCATCGGCCAGGGCCTGGCGCCGCTCAATCGCATGCGCGACGCGTTGATGCGGCGCAACGCCGATTCCCTGGAGCCGCTGCAGATCCATCCGCTGCCCAGCGAACTGCGGCCGCTGCTGGAGACCCAGAATCAGTTATTCCAGCGCATTGGCAAGACCCTCGAGCGCGAGCGGCGGCTGACCGGCGATGCCGCCCACGAACTGCGCAGCCCGTTGACGGCCATCAAGACCCACCTGCAGGTCGCGCGCATGACCGAAGGCGCCGCTCGCGACCAGTCGCTGGCCCGGGCCGAGGAGGGCGCCGACCGCCTGCATCGAACCCTGGAGCAGTTGCTGCTGTTGGCGCGGGTGGAGGGTAGCCTGTCGTTCGACGATGGCGTGCAGTGCAATGCCGAGCAGGTCGCGCGGTTGGCGATCCAGGACGCGGCCAGCCATGATTCCCGGCGGATCAAGCTGCAACTGGCCCCAGGGGTGTCCGAAGCGCCGGTGCAGATGCCGGCGGTGCTCTCCATCGCCGCCGTGCGCAACCTGCTGGATAACGCCTTGCGCCACACCCCCGGCGATACCGAGGTGCAGTTGAACCTGGAAATGGTCGGCCAGCGGGTTCGCTTCCAGGTGCGCGACCATGGGCCGGGCATCGCCGCCGACGACATCCAGCACCTGACCCAACGCTTCTGGCGCAACGGCCAGAGCACGGGCTGCGGGTTGGGCCTGGCGATTGTCCAGGCCATCGTCCAGCGTTGCGGCTGCGGCCTGCATTTCGACAGCCGGACGGACGGGTTGCGAGTCGAGTTGACGGTGCCGGTGCAGTCGTTGCCGGGCTGA
- a CDS encoding transcriptional regulator has protein sequence MHVLVCEDDELIASGIVAGLTAQGLTVEHVATASAARAMVGVAEFDVMVLDLGLPDEDGLKLLKQLRQQGLEIPVLILTARDSVTDRVDGLQAGADDYLLKPFDLRELAARLHTLLRRVAGRSVNLIEHGRLTYDPSSRETLLDGQPVDLSRREQSLLQALLHSRGRVLSTEQLKDSVYGFNDELESNALNVHIHHLRRKLGNGIVETVRGLGYRLGPADGGESSK, from the coding sequence ATGCACGTACTGGTCTGCGAAGACGATGAGTTGATCGCCAGCGGCATCGTCGCCGGCCTTACGGCCCAGGGCCTGACCGTCGAGCATGTTGCCACGGCGTCGGCGGCGCGGGCGATGGTCGGCGTGGCCGAGTTCGACGTCATGGTGCTGGACCTGGGGCTGCCCGACGAGGACGGCCTGAAACTGCTCAAGCAACTGCGCCAGCAAGGCCTGGAGATCCCGGTGTTGATCCTCACCGCGCGGGACTCGGTGACCGATCGGGTCGACGGCTTGCAGGCCGGCGCCGATGACTACCTGCTCAAGCCTTTCGACCTGCGCGAACTCGCGGCGCGCCTGCACACCCTGTTGCGGCGCGTGGCGGGGCGCAGCGTCAACCTGATCGAACACGGCCGGTTGACGTACGATCCCAGCAGCCGGGAAACCTTGCTGGACGGCCAGCCGGTGGACTTGTCCCGGCGCGAGCAGTCGTTGTTGCAGGCCCTGCTGCACAGTCGCGGCCGGGTGTTGTCCACCGAGCAACTCAAGGACAGCGTCTACGGTTTCAACGACGAACTGGAGAGCAACGCCCTCAATGTCCATATCCATCACCTGCGGCGCAAGCTGGGCAACGGGATCGTCGAGACCGTGCGCGGGTTGGGTTATCGCCTGGGGCCTGCCGATGGCGGGGAGTCTTCCAAGTGA
- a CDS encoding thiol:disulfide interchange protein: MRRLFLLWLLLISGLAQAANPFETKPDFLPVEKAFVFTSERLDSGETQLFWQIADGYYLYQQRLKFDGLAEAQKPRLPEGEAHSDEFFGDQQVYRQALELKIPAGATGKVKVGFQGCADAGLCYPPQTQIVDLGGAAPMAAGNQAPDQALASGLQQRALGWSLLVFFGLGLLLAFTPCSLPMLPILAGLVVGSGAGPRRGLALAGSYVISMALVYAAMGVLAALLGANLQALLQQPWLLGTFAAIFVLLALPMFGFFELQLPAALRDRLENAGRQRRGGSLVGAGILGALSGLLVGPCMTAPLAGALLYIAQGGNALHGGLILFAMGLGIGLPLLLLVTVGNRFLPKPGAWMNLLKGLFGFLFLGTALLMIRPVIDGSLWIGLWGALLLIAAYSAWRQTEGFGRAAYACGSASLLFGLWGSVLVVGAAGGSDDFFQPLKVYTTTAPGGSVAKAHDAFVTVSEPAALQQQLDEAKAQDQWVLLDYYADWCVSCKIMEKQVFGRADVQDALNGVRLLRLDVTTDNAASRALLGRYQVPGPPSLLWIGADGEERRSQRITGEVDAKAFLERWNVTRDAR, from the coding sequence ATGCGTCGATTGTTTTTGTTGTGGCTGTTACTGATTTCGGGCCTGGCCCAGGCCGCCAATCCCTTCGAGACCAAACCCGATTTCCTGCCGGTGGAAAAGGCCTTCGTGTTCACCTCCGAACGCTTGGATTCCGGCGAAACGCAGCTGTTCTGGCAGATCGCCGATGGCTACTACCTGTACCAGCAACGGCTCAAGTTCGACGGCCTGGCCGAGGCGCAGAAACCCAGGCTGCCGGAGGGTGAAGCCCACAGCGACGAGTTCTTCGGCGACCAGCAGGTCTATCGCCAGGCCTTGGAACTGAAGATCCCGGCCGGTGCCACCGGCAAGGTCAAGGTCGGCTTCCAGGGCTGCGCCGACGCGGGCCTGTGTTACCCACCCCAGACGCAAATCGTCGATCTGGGCGGCGCCGCACCTATGGCCGCCGGCAACCAGGCGCCGGACCAGGCCCTGGCCAGCGGCCTGCAACAACGGGCATTGGGCTGGAGCCTGCTGGTGTTCTTTGGCCTGGGACTGTTGCTGGCGTTCACCCCGTGCTCCCTGCCCATGCTACCGATTCTGGCGGGCCTGGTGGTGGGCAGCGGCGCCGGCCCGCGGCGCGGCCTGGCGCTGGCCGGCAGCTACGTGATCAGCATGGCCCTGGTGTACGCCGCCATGGGCGTATTGGCCGCGTTGCTGGGCGCCAACCTCCAGGCGTTGCTGCAGCAGCCGTGGCTGCTGGGCACGTTCGCGGCGATCTTCGTGCTGCTGGCGCTGCCGATGTTCGGTTTCTTCGAGTTGCAGTTGCCGGCCGCCCTGCGCGACCGCCTGGAAAACGCCGGGCGCCAGCGCCGCGGTGGCAGCCTGGTGGGCGCCGGCATCCTCGGCGCACTGTCCGGTCTGTTGGTGGGGCCGTGCATGACCGCCCCGCTGGCCGGCGCGCTGTTGTACATCGCCCAGGGCGGCAATGCGCTGCACGGTGGGCTGATCCTGTTTGCCATGGGCCTGGGCATTGGCCTGCCGCTGTTGCTGCTGGTGACCGTGGGCAATCGCTTCCTGCCCAAGCCCGGCGCCTGGATGAACCTGCTCAAGGGCTTGTTCGGCTTCCTGTTCCTGGGCACGGCCCTGTTGATGATTCGCCCGGTGATCGATGGCTCGCTGTGGATCGGGCTGTGGGGCGCGCTGTTGTTGATCGCCGCGTACAGTGCCTGGCGCCAGACCGAAGGTTTTGGCCGCGCCGCCTATGCCTGCGGCAGCGCCTCGTTGCTGTTCGGCCTGTGGGGCAGCGTCCTGGTGGTCGGTGCGGCGGGCGGCAGCGATGACTTCTTCCAGCCGCTCAAGGTCTACACCACCACCGCGCCGGGCGGCTCGGTCGCCAAGGCCCATGACGCCTTCGTCACGGTCAGTGAGCCGGCGGCCCTGCAACAGCAATTGGACGAGGCCAAGGCCCAAGACCAATGGGTGCTGCTGGACTACTACGCCGACTGGTGCGTGTCCTGCAAGATCATGGAAAAACAGGTGTTCGGCCGCGCCGACGTGCAGGACGCCTTGAACGGCGTGCGCCTGCTGCGCCTGGACGTCACCACTGACAACGCCGCCAGCCGCGCGTTACTGGGCCGCTACCAGGTGCCAGGGCCGCCGAGCCTGTTGTGGATCGGCGCCGACGGTGAAGAACGCCGCAGCCAGCGGATCACCGGGGAAGTCGATGCCAAGGCCTTCCTGGAACGCTGGAACGTCACCAGGGATGCCCGCTGA
- a CDS encoding peroxiredoxin: MLTLTLGTFAIALNHLLLISALALATFVGWRVAKRGGENPESVLFVLFLLGLLAARVGFVVAYWNHYQDDAWQIVDLRDGGFLAWPGVVAVLIGALLWARRRPALRRPLGFGVGSGLLFWLVASLSLTIYEQGTRLPDIDLRSADGQTVKLGDYQGGPLVINLWATWCPPCRREMPVLEEAQQRRPDLTFLFVNQAESMQSVSTYLATQGLSLDNVLFDGSGRLGQAVGSMALPTTLFYSADGRLLGSHLGELSEASLARALENFEAPGSPVPPHPVTRKSPCPASATC, encoded by the coding sequence ATGCTCACGCTCACCCTCGGCACTTTTGCCATCGCCCTTAACCACCTGCTGCTGATCAGCGCCTTGGCGCTGGCGACCTTCGTGGGCTGGCGGGTCGCCAAGCGCGGTGGCGAGAACCCCGAGTCGGTGCTGTTCGTGCTGTTTTTGCTCGGCCTGCTGGCCGCGCGGGTCGGCTTTGTCGTCGCCTACTGGAACCATTACCAGGACGATGCCTGGCAAATCGTCGACCTGCGCGACGGCGGTTTCCTGGCCTGGCCGGGGGTCGTCGCGGTGTTAATCGGCGCATTGCTGTGGGCGCGGCGGCGCCCGGCCCTGCGCCGGCCGTTGGGTTTCGGCGTCGGCAGTGGCTTGCTGTTCTGGCTGGTGGCGTCCCTGTCGCTGACGATCTACGAACAGGGCACGCGGCTGCCGGACATCGACCTGCGCAGCGCCGACGGGCAGACCGTCAAGCTCGGCGACTATCAGGGCGGCCCCCTGGTGATCAACCTCTGGGCCACCTGGTGCCCGCCCTGCCGGCGTGAAATGCCGGTACTGGAAGAAGCCCAACAGCGGCGTCCGGACCTGACGTTCCTGTTCGTCAACCAGGCCGAAAGCATGCAGAGCGTGAGCACCTACCTCGCCACCCAGGGCTTGAGCCTGGACAACGTGCTGTTCGACGGCAGCGGTCGCCTCGGCCAGGCCGTGGGCTCCATGGCCCTGCCGACGACGCTGTTCTACAGCGCCGACGGTCGCCTGCTGGGCAGCCACCTAGGCGAGCTGTCGGAAGCGAGCCTGGCCCGCGCCCTGGAAAATTTTGAAGCGCCGGGTTCGCCCGTGCCGCCCCACCCTGTCACAAGGAAATCGCCATGCCCCGCCTCCGCCACCTGCTGA